The DNA segment AGGTTTAAACACTATTATCTGATTATCAAATGATTAAAATTATTCTCATACTTGGATTCACAGCTTGCACATCGACGATTGGATTTGCATACAGCGTAGAGTCTGAATTGCTCCAATCCAATAAAAAGACTGAGTTCACCTTAGAGCCACCGCATTGGTGGGTAGGTATGCCAGATGAAAATCTGGAAATTTTGGTTCACAAAGAAAACATCGGAGGCAATGAATTTATGCTTAAAAAATCAGGTGATGGTGTAAGTCTAACAAATACGACTCAGCTGTCTAACCCAAACTACATTATCTTGAATTTGGAGATTGGGAAGAATGCGCCTGCTCAGACATTGCAATTCACTTCTAAAGGTGAGGCAGGTAAATTTTCTTTTGAATACGAGTTGGAGGCGCGCCAAGAAGCAAAAAGAGGACTTTCGGGAAAAGACCTTATTTATTTGGTTACTCCCGATCGATTCGCAAATGGAGATGAGTCCAACGACAGTGTTGAAGGAATGACACAAGTCGGCATTGACCGCAGTGAGCCTTACGACCGACACGGTGGTGATATCCAAGGAATCATCGATCATCTGGATTTTATCCAAGACCTGGGTACTACGGCCATTTGGCCTAATCCTCTTTTGGAGAACGATCAGCCGCACGAGTCGTATCACGGTTATGCCATAACCGATCATTACAAAATCGATCCACGATTCGGAACTAACGCACTTTTTCAAACACTGATGGACTCGCTTAGAGGCAGGGATATGAAGATGGTGATGGACGTAATCTACAACCATATCGGCAATGAGCACCATCTTTACACAGACATACCAGATAGCAATTGGTTTCATTTTCACGATGGGTTTAACAAGACGAATTACCGCGCTCCCGCATTGATGGATCCATATGCCTCGGATTTCGATCGGGATAAAATGAGTGATGGTTGGTTTGACAAGCACATGCCCGACTTGAATCAGAAAAATGAGCACGTAGCTGCGTACTTGATTCAACAGACGATTTGGTGGGTAGAAGAGTTCGGCATTGAGGCCTTGCGTATCGATACCTATGCCTACCCCGATCAAGCCTTTATGAGAGCTTGGGGAAAAGCCATGAAAGAGGCCTTTCCCGATTTGTTCCTTTTTGCAGAGACATGGGTGCACGGTATTCCCGTTCAAGCATGGTTTTTGGGAGATGCGTTAGGACCAGAGCCAAATTATTTAGACGGTCTCACCGACTTTCAACTGCACTATGCTGTGAATGAAGCGATGAATCAAGGTCAGAGCTGGACGGGAGGAATTGCCAAAGTGTACTACACATTGGCGAAAGACTACGTTTACGGCCATCCCGAAAATATGGTCACGTTTTTGGATAACCACGATTTGGCCAGGTTCAACGGTGTGGTCGGGAAAGATTTTAAAAAGTTCAAAATGGGTATCGGTATGCTCATGACGATGAGAGGCATCCCGAGTCTTTACTACGGCACTGAGCTACTCATGAGTGAAACAGATGGTCACGGAAAAATCCGAGAAGATGTAATGGGCGGATGGGCTACGGATAGTTTGGACAAGTTCAAACCTGAAGGTAGGTCGGACTTA comes from the Cryomorphaceae bacterium 1068 genome and includes:
- a CDS encoding alpha-amylase family glycosyl hydrolase gives rise to the protein MIKIILILGFTACTSTIGFAYSVESELLQSNKKTEFTLEPPHWWVGMPDENLEILVHKENIGGNEFMLKKSGDGVSLTNTTQLSNPNYIILNLEIGKNAPAQTLQFTSKGEAGKFSFEYELEARQEAKRGLSGKDLIYLVTPDRFANGDESNDSVEGMTQVGIDRSEPYDRHGGDIQGIIDHLDFIQDLGTTAIWPNPLLENDQPHESYHGYAITDHYKIDPRFGTNALFQTLMDSLRGRDMKMVMDVIYNHIGNEHHLYTDIPDSNWFHFHDGFNKTNYRAPALMDPYASDFDRDKMSDGWFDKHMPDLNQKNEHVAAYLIQQTIWWVEEFGIEALRIDTYAYPDQAFMRAWGKAMKEAFPDLFLFAETWVHGIPVQAWFLGDALGPEPNYLDGLTDFQLHYAVNEAMNQGQSWTGGIAKVYYTLAKDYVYGHPENMVTFLDNHDLARFNGVVGKDFKKFKMGIGMLMTMRGIPSLYYGTELLMSETDGHGKIREDVMGGWATDSLDKFKPEGRSDLENEAFDYIKNLAALRQSNEALHSGKTTQYVPIDGLYVYFRYADDQVFMVAVNTSDKEVSTPRTKYDQFLAGKKYVTDAITSEQMPIGEKEMVFQPKSFSIYQLP